In Nymphaea colorata isolate Beijing-Zhang1983 chromosome 10, ASM883128v2, whole genome shotgun sequence, the genomic stretch GTGTGTGTCAAATTCGTTGGCTGGTACAATACGGATTTTGATTGATAAACATGGACAGAGAACGAGGAGGAAACTTGTGTTCGTATGTATGATATGACATATAAAGGAAAGATAAACACGATCATAATGTCAAATAtccacaaaaatataaaagtacAGCAGAAATATACATTTTGGAGTAGATTTATGAATACTTAGTTATAGAACATTCGTAAGAACTCAAACGGGTAGAATGACTGCATCTAATTGCTAATCTATTTTATATCCGGTTAGCCGGATTTGGTAAATAAACATGAATCAGATTGTTGGAGTCAGGTTCAACATGCAATTTcacatttgaatctgaatatgactCTAGTATTTAATTGGGATTCTATGAGAATCCATTCAATTACATGTTATCGGATCTTAATTTTGTTatggtttttaaaaaatagagtCTTGACTCGATTATACAGAATCCAACCCAGTTAAGTAGGATTAAGGCTCGACATTATCCGAATCCGTACTCTTTACGGTTTATTTGGAGTTGGACTTGAATATTTGATTGGACTACTACTATGTCACCAAGATCCGAATACACCATTGGTACCAGATTCAAAGGTCTCGGCCTCCAATCAAGGACTGGGTCGGTGTTTTGCGTTGCACCCGTCTGTTTCTCTGGCTGGTTCCAaccgttctctctctctctctctcttttggcgCGCGCGCGAATGGCTCGATGCTCCTTCAGTTCTCGAATCTTTCTCATCGATTTCGATCTTAACTAGCGGTAGAGGGGGTCGCGTTCGCTTGTACGAAGAATCCGTGgagaggagaaaaggaaagcGATTGAAATGCGAACGAGAAGCAAAGCAAACACCCCGCAGGAACAACCTTCCGGTAAGCGGCTCGCTCTCATTGGCATTCCAAACACAACTGAACCTTCACACTAGATTTCCATCATCTTTTTCGTCTTCCAAGTTATGGCTTCTTAATTCACTCCGAATCTCAACGAAAGTTGGGGATTTTAGATTGTTCTTGGCTACTTATTTTGCGATGGTCCTTGGCCAGAATGCCCAAATACAAGACGTCAAGCGGAGTCATGGTGTGGGGATGGATTTCGTGATGCTTAAAAATCCATTCGGCGTGAAAAACTCATTtctgacttgtttttctttacaCATTTTGTTGGCTTTGGTATGATGGTAGGTGATGAAGAGAACGTTGGTGGGGGAAATGATTCTCAAGGAGGGAGAAACCTGAAACCATCAAAGACAGAAGGTGGATTGTTGGCTATAGTTACCAtgtaaaattttcctttttgtttcgGCAAATTACATGCTGGAACTTCAAGACTATAATCTGCTGAAACATCCaacttaaaattataaaaataagataaaagaaGAGGTTGGTTATGGGTTAGAAACTTAGAGCTGTAAGCATTTGACAAGTTACTGATCTCAGGCTATCCGGGTGTTAAACCGAAGGAGGCAGTTGCAAAATTGTCGGCTCAAGGTGGTAAAGTATCGGCGAAGAAGAGAGGGAAGCGTGGTGATGGTGAATGCCTCAATGTGGTCAGTCTATCTGCATGTTTGATTGTTATGCCTCTACTTCTGTTGCTTATCTATTTGGTACGATTCCGTTGCAGTTGGGGAAGAAGCAAAAGTCCGTTAACAAGGTCGACGGTTCTGTTGATGGCTGGTCTGCTGCATCTTCCAAGAGGGTTTCCGAAGATTTTGCTAAGATGGACGAAGAAACAGAGGAAAACAAGCGAGAAGATGGAGAGGGAGCTGCTGCATGCGATTCTAAAAGTATACGTCATGAACAGCTCATAAAGAATGGGCTTAGTAGTGCTTCTCATGGAGGAGGTTCGGATTCTGATGAGCTGGATTGGGAAGAAGGCAGTGTTTCCTATTCAGGTTCAAGACGCACTGAAGTCACTGATCATTTAAGGAAGAATGTCACGGTTGAATTCTCAACGCCATCGTCTTCTAAAAAACAGCCACGAAGGGCCTCAGCAAAAGAGAAGGTTTGTTTGAGTACCTTGCCTCCCAGCCTTGTCTTGTTAAGTTGCTTATTAGTTCACATTTTGTCATTCCAGTCAGAATATGATAATTCATTCATTTACAGGAATTAGCTGAGCTTGTCCACAAGGTTCATTTGCTTTGCTTGCTTGCACGAGGAAGGTTAGTTGATGCTGCTTGCGATGATCCTCTGATTCAGGTTGTTTCTTCCATCTATCATGGAGGCTGCATTAAACTCCTTTTTTGTCTCTATAGCTTTGTGCACGTTATTGTCATTTATACAGTAGTAGTTTTTTTAGAGAAGCTGAAGAGGGAAAGATCTAAATGCATTTCAGGTTGGAAGTCTAAATGCAAATTGAGTAGTTTACAGTTTGAGCAGCAGACTTATTTTGTATATGCTAGTTTTGCCATCTTAACAAATGGATTTTTTAGGAGGTTCCATCCACATCACTGCACAAAAACAGTTTTTCACTGTTTCATCTGGAGCTGGTATTCTCTAATAATTTATAATGTTCCTCACATGAGATAACATGTACCTCGAATCTCTTGCAGACCAAAAGCACTAATAAAAAGTATCATGCTATTGTTAACAAGTTAGGGTTGATTATGCAATTAATAAAGGAAATTTATATTGGCTTTGCTCAAGATAAACCCTAGATGTATGATGAGTTATTTGGCATATTCTTGTATCAGCAAATGCTGGTTTTTGGCTCATCCGTCGATTATAGGTGAAGAAAGCTCCACGAGATGCCATGTTTATTATCTACATAAAAtgtggaaagaaaaagggaaaaaatggagGCCTTTTCTTGGAGACTCCACCAGAGATTTCCTAAAGCTATGGTGAAAAGATTCTGAAATTTCGTTGGCAGTAGACacttgtttttcctttaatgCTTTCTCTCCATTAATTTAATGATGCAACTTTATTGCAGGGTGATCAACTTCACATGATATATCTTTGTTGACTAATGTGAACAATCATTAAATTGATATCTCTGGCAAGATTTCTGAAAAGTGCAGCTATAATCAGATTATTTTTTCTGGCAGGCTTCCTTGTTCTCTCTTTTGCCCCCACACCTACTGAACTTTTCAGAAAAGCAGAAGCTGACAGCCAATAAGTTGGTTCCTCTTGTTGAATGGGTATGAAATCAAGGATATCCAAATCTAATGTGTTACATGGagttatttatttcttttcatgcatGCTTTACTGTGTTGGACTGAAACAGCTTCAACTTGGATGTCTTACAGTTGAGAAACAACTTCCATGTGGACAACCAGAAAACAATTGAGAGACCCTTTAAGTTAAGCTTATCTTCTGTCATTGAAACTCATGTAGGGAATTCCGAAGAGgtattactttttctttttttccttttccgtCTTGATGTCATGTCATTTTTCGTCTGGGAATGATTGTGTACCATATGCAAGGTTCAATATGCAAGGTTCACTCGTAAACAGGTGCAGGACATTTGCTTGTCTTCCATATTGTCAGCTCATGTAAAACCATGTCATAGGGTTCTGATTTTCTCTAATACTTTGCTATAAGTGTAGAATGTAAATTTAGATAGCTTATTTTATGAATAAGTAAGCACAGAGTAGGTCTCTTTGTGTTTCATGATTTGTCTATactatttgttttcttctttcacagCAGTAGAAATAGATGTTTATGGATTTCTGCTTCTCTTGTGCCAAATGTCAAGTGGTTATTTGTTTGTGAAATGTCATGCAATACACTATTTGTATTACATGGTAAAATCGCCGAGTCTTATCTACTCCAGAATCTGTATTCTTTATGACAGGTTTCTTTGTTGGCAGATTGCTGCATTATCTGTGGCACTGTTCAGGGCCCTTGGTTTGACTACTCGGTACTATCATCCATTCATTGGTTTCATCTCCTTTATTAGTGTTAATTTTTGAACAACATTTTTTTGCTTACTCTATAATTTAATAACTAACGAGATAACcaacttttcttttgaattgttcCTCGAGAGTTGGAAAGTATTGTGGACTTCATTTACATGAAATCATTCAGATTTTGATATGAAGTTCTAGTAAATACTGGTAACATCATAAAATCTGAGGGCTTCTTTTAGGATGTGTTTTGGACACTCAGACAGGATGTCGAAAAATGCCCTGTACTTGACTGGGTGTCCCAACCTTTGAAGTGCACAAAAGTCTTAAAATCAGGAAATGTGAATTAGTACACTTTTTTCATAACTCATGGTCATATATTGAAACTGAAAAGCGAGACGAAGTGTCATCACAAGCATGTCACAGACACTCTGCCACACAAATAGACACTCTTTTATACTAGCATGTGCATGTCTATTGTAGGCATTAATGTTTTGAAAAGCAATCAGGCCTAGTGAAGCATAACCCAGGCTTGAAAGTGAGGCATAAACCTTGGTCTTTCGGAACAGGGGTGGAGCCCGGGTGCAAAGCCTAAGCcgtatttttaaattaaaaaaattcaacaatatatatatatatatatatatgtatatatatatatatatatatatatgtatatatatatattcacatgcACATGTAGAAACATAAAGTATAGCAGACTTTTTTCTGCTGTTGGAAAGAAAGAAGgtgaaaaaggaataaataGAAAATTATGGCAGATATACTTAATGCAGCAGAAAATGTGTCTTGTAAAATAACacacaaaaaataatattgcacaaaaaaaatgcacCTTAAGAAACTGCAACAATGTATTTTCCCTTAAAAGAACAAGAGGGAAGAAGGAATTATGAAGTAGAAAAGTggaacaagagagaaaaaaataagaggaagaagaaggagagagacaCAGAGGTCACCATAGTCCTGCTAAAATCTGGCTGGAATGTTGCCACCTGCTGGAGATAGTTGGTGAAGCCTTTTCAATGTCGGGGGTGCAGATGCAACCTGACCAGGAAACAGAAGGGGCAGCACTATTTCATTGTGGCTGCCACATTTCTTTAAAAACCTTTTCAGATTAAATTGGTAGAATAACTGAATTTGGATGTGAAGGGCTTTCACTTCATCTGTACCAACAAAAAATAGCATGCACTTCACACAGGAGGCACATTTTTCATTGTAGTTTGCCTCGTAGCATTCTGTAGAGCATATTATTGAACTTCTGGTGCTATTTTCCTGTGCGTGAATTGCCTCAGCATCCACTGCACTATGAGACACAATTTTTGCACTTCATTTCACATTTTGACAGAACTGTTGGAACATCAATTTGCGTTGTTGACCAAAAGAAATTAACAAGGATTTTTAGCAATTTATTTAAGTTTGCACAGAATGGTGCTATGATGAACTTGTCACAAGCTGGTGGTTTGCTTTGAATATGCTCGACAAGATTGAGTATGATAAGGGCCAAAAGTGCATGTAACTGACACCTTCATGTTACATTTCTTAAAATAAGCTCCTATGATGTTGTTCTCCTTTATCTGTTCTGGATGAATTTTAAGCTGTTGCTATAGATCATATGGTCTTTGACTTAAAATATAGTTTTCTCTGACTCATATTTAAATCTTTTTGTTCCTATTGCatattgtttttcataaacCAAAGAATGAATGTATTTACATTTCCTGTTAGGTTCGTCTCGATATTGGATGCTGCACCTCTCAAACCAGATATCGAGGATACTGAAGATCAGGAACTGGAAAAAGTTGGTCAGGATAAACTCCGCAGCTCATCTAGAAAGGCGGTGACCAACTTGGGTCAACTCTTCACAGGGGTTCCTCCTTGTGCCTCCACAAGCACGAAAGATCTTAGAAGCAGCGTTTTAGGAACTTATCagagaagaaaacaacaaaaaaatcctAATAATGGAAATGACAGTATTCGGCAACTCAAGGAATCATCAAATGCCAGTCAGTTAAATACACATTTTAAAGATGATATCATGAAACCACAAATTTGTGACACACATGGCATATCTGTAGCCACCGATTCACATGCTAGTGGGTCGAAAAGGAAAGGTGACTTGGAATTtgaaatgcaaataaaaatggCTGTTTCTGCCACAGCAGCTGCAGTTGAGCAGAATGATCCACACATATGTTCTGAGAATCTTCTCAGTGACTTGGCACATGTCTCCCCTGATACAAAAGCTAAATGTCAAGAATATCTTAATAACAAGGAAGGTTCCTCTGCTTTCTGGACAAGAAAAATAGGTGCTCCTTTGTATTGGGCTGAAGTTTACTGTGAGGGTGAGATGTTGACAGGAAAATGGGTGCATGTAGATGCTGCAAATGCCATCATTGATGGGGAAAACAAAGTTGAAGCTTCTGTTGCTGCATGCAAAAAGATCCTGAGATATGTAGTTGCTTTTGCTGGATTTGGTGCAAAGGATGTTACCCGGAGGTTCGGATTTACATTTTGTTGACATGTTTATTTTAGCTGCATTACCATGACCTCGCTGTAGGCTTCAAAATTGAGATCCATTTTTTGCTTCTAACATATGCTACACAGTAAACAGTTGCTTTTGAACTGCGAGTGCACTGGATAATGGTAAAATTTAACTGTTAGCTTTCCTATTGTCGAGcctattgaaaagaaaaatattgctGTGGTCCACACCAGCAACATAGGACTCCGTACCTTATATTAAGTGTGTGAATCTCTGATTGTATTATGTATTGTCAGGTAAAAAAGGTTAAATTTTAAGGACAAGAAAAGCATTTCTTAAGGCAAGAGAAGCTAATTATTGGACTTATAATGAATATGCTTTACATTTTCTCTTTAAAATGATAAGAAAGGAGCAAGTACTTGGATTTCCTAAAACATGGTTGTTACATTCAGCTATTAACTTGATAAATTCTATAAGGAGATAGCAGCtgggtttaaaaaaaaatgatattggtGCCTCAAGGTCATAGTGTATTGCTGATTCCATCTATTATAGTATTTGTTATGACATTTATTGGGGAAAGCAAAACAGTACTCTACTACTCTCAATCGAACACCTGTTGTCTTTAGGTAGTAGCACATACATTTCAGTTGCATGTAATGATATTTGTAACTTTTGGCTTTCTAGGTATTGTATGAAGTGGTATACCATTGCTTCTAAGCGCATTGATGCGAGGTGGTGGAATGCAGTAATGGCACCCTTGAAGGAACTAGAGTCTGGAGAAACTGATGGAATTACAAGACTTGAGGCACTTAAGGTAAGTGTAACTTCAACCTTGACAAGTAGCTCTcctttgaaataaaatatccttttcctttattacAAATTTACTGATTGTTTTGAGCAACAAGGTTCTACAAGCTTCATTGTTGTCTTTTCAAATGTACAttggtaataaaatattatccatcaaaatttcatatatatggtGGTTTATTATTTCTTATGACTGCAATTATTAACtagttaaattttaaaagagcTGAATATTACTACTTTTTCTTAGTGCACGAAGGTGTCATTTCTATGTGCATTGAACTGCATGAAAACAATCCATCTCTTCCTTCTTTAATGATCTCAGTGTGCTCATGCAGAATGGTGTTTCTACCAGGAGCTCCCTTGAAGATATGGAACTTGAAACGAGGGCTTTAACAGAGCCTCTTCCAACTAACCAGCAGGTATCATATACTAAATATTGCAATGGTAAATATAGGTGTATAATGCTTCTTTGGCAGATGTAAATATATAATAAGAGGTCTATGTGATGATTGACTGTCAATGGCTTTTTAGGCTTACAGAAATCATCATCTCTACGCAATTGAAAGATGGTTGACAAAGTATCAGGTTCTTTATCCCAATGGTCCTTTGCTTGGTTACTGTTCTGGTCATCCTGTGTATCCCCGAAGTTGTGTGCAAACAGTATGCTCAAAACAGAGATGGCTGCAAGAAGGGCTGCAAGTCAAGGAAAATGAACTTCCAGCAAAAGTCAGGCACTACAGTTCCCTTAAGTGTGtcttaacatgttcaaatttgaaaaagaactATCCTCCACCATCTATTCATTCTAATTTGATCAATTTCCAGTATGGATCTTTCAGGTGGTGAAACACACTCGAAATGTCTATAGagtacaaatatttgaagatggtGATGAGCTCAAAGTGAATGATAAGAAAGGAACTTTAGAACTCTATGGGAAATGGCAAACTGAATTGTTATGTTTACCTCATGCTACAGATGGTATAGTGCCAAAGGTAATGTTTCTCTTCTATACTTAAAGGGTTGGAGTTTCTTCCTGGTTTAGAACTTCTGATGGGGCCTTTTAGTTGATGAGAATTAGACAGTGTTTGTTGTAAGCAAAGATAGAATATCCATGCTTCTGCAAAGAGTTGAATATAATGGATTAGCTATTCTGTTGCATGTGGGCATGTGGCGTTGTGAGGGCCCTGAAAAAAGTAAGTGATCAATCTTTCTAATATTAGATTAGCATCTGGCTTCCTATTTATAAACCTATAGTTGTTTGGCTTGTCAAAAGACTAATGGCCATAGGCCATAGCATAATCTGTTTAACAAACTTTAGTATTAATGAATCCAATAAGTAACTACCAGATGTTGATTCAGGATGCAGCATAGGTTGCATATAGGTAATATAAAGGTCAGTTGCCATTCCTAGTTTGTCCAGTATTTTTCAAagataaattttgatttgaaagcATCGGTGTTCTTGTGCCTCTTAGAAAATCCTCCTCTTGTGTCATTTCCTAGTACATTTACATTTGCTTCTATGAACAGCTGAAGGAGGTCCTTATCATATTAATTACCCTATTATACCAATGGTTAGTAATTTGGTCTGAACTCTGGCATTAATAAATGACTACCtatcgtgtgtgtgtgtgtgtgtgtatgtatgtatgtatgcatgtacatacaTGCGTGTGTacgtacatatgtatatttgcTACAATTGTATACAATTTAGTTTGTTTGATTATTAGCTAACAATTGAGATGGGTTCTACTGGGATGTTTCAGTGATGATTAGCTTTGAATCACCAGAATCTATCGTGTCAAGGCTgaaaatgcaagagtttctagcctcaaaacatattttttgggTAAAAACCACAAAAAACGATGATTGATAGGATTTTGTTTGTACTGAATGCATCCACGTTGTCAGATCAGGTCAAAACAATACGTATGAGCTCAGCCTCAAACTTGAAGATCTCGGATCCAAACCTATAAATATGTGGATGCAGCTCTTGTTGACCATTGAGCAAACATTCCTTTACCATGGATGTGCAAGAATGAATCTGAACCTATTACCTCTTGCAGATTTTAGAACTTTCTTCAGTCTATGATATGTCTGTGTGATGGATatgaatttatatttaaaattttatttgcttattttATAAGGTCTTGTgttgttgttattgtttttttatgtgcGTGGGCTATTATCACCATTCTTCCACTATGGCATGGGTAGTTTACGGGGTTGCTAAGGATTTTTTCCAAACATGTACAACCTGTTT encodes the following:
- the LOC116262959 gene encoding DNA repair protein RAD4 isoform X1, with the protein product MRTRSKANTPQEQPSGDEENVGGGNDSQGGRNLKPSKTEGYPGVKPKEAVAKLSAQGGKVSAKKRGKRGDGECLNVLGKKQKSVNKVDGSVDGWSAASSKRVSEDFAKMDEETEENKREDGEGAAACDSKSIRHEQLIKNGLSSASHGGGSDSDELDWEEGSVSYSGSRRTEVTDHLRKNVTVEFSTPSSSKKQPRRASAKEKELAELVHKVHLLCLLARGRLVDAACDDPLIQASLFSLLPPHLLNFSEKQKLTANKLVPLVEWLRNNFHVDNQKTIERPFKLSLSSVIETHVGNSEEIAALSVALFRALGLTTRFVSILDAAPLKPDIEDTEDQELEKVGQDKLRSSSRKAVTNLGQLFTGVPPCASTSTKDLRSSVLGTYQRRKQQKNPNNGNDSIRQLKESSNASQLNTHFKDDIMKPQICDTHGISVATDSHASGSKRKGDLEFEMQIKMAVSATAAAVEQNDPHICSENLLSDLAHVSPDTKAKCQEYLNNKEGSSAFWTRKIGAPLYWAEVYCEGEMLTGKWVHVDAANAIIDGENKVEASVAACKKILRYVVAFAGFGAKDVTRRYCMKWYTIASKRIDARWWNAVMAPLKELESGETDGITRLEALKNGVSTRSSLEDMELETRALTEPLPTNQQAYRNHHLYAIERWLTKYQVLYPNGPLLGYCSGHPVYPRSCVQTVCSKQRWLQEGLQVKENELPAKVVKHTRNVYRVQIFEDGDELKVNDKKGTLELYGKWQTELLCLPHATDGIVPKNDRGQVEVWSEKCLPPGTVHLRLPRLEPVARRLGVDFAPAMVGFEFRNGQSVPLFEGIVVCQEFREAILEAYAEEEERRAAQEKLRNEVLAISRWTQLLSSIITRQRLKNSYETPSANPISHIPSDQGVGLEKEKIKLDSHSPVCNQGDKFTALSVAANNHHEHVFPAENQSFDEASSLRTKRCPCGFSIQVEEM
- the LOC116262959 gene encoding DNA repair protein RAD4 isoform X2, yielding MRTRSKANTPQEQPSGDEENVGGGNDSQGGRNLKPSKTEGYPGVKPKEAVAKLSAQGGKVSAKKRGKRGDGECLNVLGKKQKSVNKVDGSVDGWSAASSKRVSEDFAKMDEETEENKREDGEGAAACDSKSIRHEQLIKNGLSSASHGGGSDSDELDWEEGSVSYSGSRRTEVTDHLRKNVTVEFSTPSSSKKQPRRASAKEKELAELVHKVHLLCLLARGRLVDAACDDPLIQASLFSLLPPHLLNFSEKQKLTANKLVPLVEWLRNNFHVDNQKTIERPFKLSLSSVIETHVGNSEEIAALSVALFRALGLTTRFVSILDAAPLKPDIEDTEDQELEKVGQDKLRSSSRKAVTNLGQLFTGVPPCASTSTKDLRSSVLGTYQRRKQQKNPNNGNDSIRQLKESSNASQLNTHFKDDIMKPQICDTHGISVATDSHASGSKRKGDLEFEMQIKMAVSATAAAVEQNDPHICSENLLSDLAHVSPDTKAKCQEYLNNKEGSSAFWTRKIGAPLYWAEVYCEGEMLTGKWVHVDAANAIIDGENKVEASVAACKKILRYVVAFAGFGAKDVTRRYCMKWYTIASKRIDARWWNAVMAPLKELESGETDGITRLEALKNGVSTRSSLEDMELETRALTEPLPTNQQAYRNHHLYAIERWLTKYQVLYPNGPLLGYCSGHPVYPRSCVQTVCSKQRWLQEGLQVKENELPAKYGSFRW